The region ctgcaatttctgaggctggtaattttaatgaacttatcctttttacccaactctgggtcttcctttcctgtggcggtcctcacgagagccagtttcatcatagcgcttgaatgTTTTTGTGaccagcacttgaagaaactttcaaaagtTGTTGAAATGTtcagaaacaggatgcacctgagctcaatttcgagtctcatagcaaagggtctgaatacttatttaaataaggtatccgcttttatattttataaatttgcaaaaatgtctaaaaaaaagtttgtgcttcatcattatgggttattgtgtttagattgaggaggaattttttttttgtttaatccattttagaataaggctgtaatgtaacaaaatgtggaaaaagggaaggcgtctgaatattttccgaatgcattttgtgtgtgtgtgtatatttttatttatttgattttaaaaaataatattggTATGCCTACAAaagaggggctgtgtgtgtgcagtgtgcatgtgataaatacaataGACTAGGTTAAAAATAGCAATATTACAATCGTTTTTACACTGGCCCAAGCAGCCATGATCTACTGGCCCGGAGGGTTTTCAAAACCTCCCCTTCATatcgacacaaacacacacatacacacacacacacacacacacacacctgtaccgTTGCTGCCTCTTCAGAAAGTTGGTTTATTTTTGGCCAATTGCACATTACTGTTTAAATAAATCATGATGATAAAGCAAATTATAATGTGACCAGGTTAAACAATTTCACTGGCACCCTTGCAAAGAAAAAATGTGTGTTGCACTCCCAAGTCAAATGGTCGCAAATGCTGTTTTGATCGCACTATCGAACCCTGGTGcgtgtgcatggctgtgtgcgtgtgtctcacCCAGGCTGTGTCCAACCACAGACACTGCTCCAGTGAATTCTGGGTGTCTGTGTTTGAACAGTGAGTGGAGCTTGTTAACCTCGGAGGCCACAGTGTCCACTATGGTCTGGCAGTAGGTAGGACTGTTGTAGAAGAACAGGTCGAGCAGAGTGTCATTGGTGAAATGTCTCAGACGACTGATACTGGGGAGAGTGATCCTCTGAATGTCCCTGAGAGATAGGGGAAAGAGAGaatgggaagagagggaagagagaaagagaaggaggggagagagagatagaaagggaggttggggagagagcagggtgagggggaaagagagaaggggataagaggggacagaggggggtGAGAAGGggaggataggggagagagatgggtaaaGAGGGGGgttaagaggaggagagagaggaggggtgagggggagtgagatgagatgagataaggagagtggagagaggaggtcggtagacagagaaaaagagattaGTAAAAAATGCAGTACTAGATACTGGTTGACTAGactgaggatgtgtgtgtgtgtgtgtgtgtgtgtgtgtgtgttcttactcgTCTACTCCAGTGGCATCTCCGTGTAGTGCGCTGTGCCAGTTGACAGGTAGGAACTCCACTCTGCCCACCCTGCCCTCCTCCTGGCCTCTCCTGTAATGGCTCCCCAGTAGGGATAGGGACGCACTCCTGAAGTCATTCActatacaaagagagagagaccgttaatacacacatacacacacagaaagacagttcacacacacacacacacacacacacacacacacacacacacacacacacacacacacacacacacacacacacacacacacacacacacacacacacagagagagaccattaacacacagagatagttgacacacacacacacagagaccgttaacacagccacaaacaCAGTCAAACAGatgcattgacacacacacacacacacacacacagtcaaacaggcacacacacacacacacactcaccacactgTATGATAGATCTGAAGCGGATGTCACAGGCGGGGCCGATGCCGTGAACCATGAATACCAGGTGATCTATTGTCTCTGGTTCACCTggataacacacacagacaggccttCAGTAGAGCAGGACgcatgtctctcacacacacggagATTAgaaactcgcacacacacacacctaaaaagGTGTTTAGTAATGTAGGACAGATATACTGAAAGTAATTCATTATCCTAAATGGTTTTGAGAATGACCAGAGGTCAAACAGTAAAtatatctctcacacacatatatacacacacacacagacacagacacacacacagacacagacacacacacagacacacacagacacacacacacacacacacacacacacacacacacacaccgtcaggtATCTCTGCTGTGATGTTGTCGACACCTCTCTTGACAGTACGTGGGCGAGTCTGctccgagggagaggagacccactCGTCCTGCAACGAGATTGGCTGGTACTGCATGATCAGCTGACCATGGAAGAGAGGTTAGAggtggagagaaaaagagagagagtaaatacAGGTTGAGGAGATACTAAAAACATGACACCCCATAACTAATGCATCCAAACTTAGCATAGCATGAGTCAGTCCCATTGGTGTAGTACAGACATGATGAGCGGTCAGCATTCTTACTTTAGGGTTGTGCAGGATGACTGTCTCTCCTGAAGGAAAATCCAGCTTCCTCTTCCACTCATCTAGAGTCACTGCTATCATATAGgcctcctgacagacagacatacagacagacagacggacagacggacagacggatggacggacggacagacagacggggggatTACACAACTTAGTAGTGCTGTAATAATATTGTAGTTATGTACTATTGTTGTTGTAATGGTGTATTAGTGTTGTAATGTTGATTATGTTGTAGAAATGTTGTACCAATGGTGTAATAATGGGGGTACTGATGTTGACATGATGCTGTAATAACATTGTAGTGATGTTACAGCACTGCCAGGGTAACGTTAGAGTGTCGTACCTCCAGGTTGGTGCTGAACTCCTCTGGGTAGGGCATGTATCTGGTATCTTTATCTCCTTTATAGAACCAGGTACAGCGTCGCACCTCTGACGGGCCCTGCTCCCAGTACACCGCATACCTCTGCCGCTCCCGAACACGCACGTCATACCTCTCCCCTTCTActgccaccaccacctcctcctctcctgctaaacacacacacacacaacatacacaacacatacaacatacacaagatacacacacaaatactctcAATGAACACAGATGAAACTGATACAGAGACTGTGTGAGTATGTCAGTGTGTAGCCTATTCCTCTCATTTCTGCCAGCCGCAGGGACTGACCCAGTGGGCAGCAGACCAGAGAGGACTGTTATGGTGATATCTGACAGTTGttcaacacacactctctctacctctctctctctacgtctacCTCTTtctgctgctctccctctctcccactcaccgGTAGACAAGGCCTGTTCCAGTCTCTCCGAGTCCTCTCTGCTGAAAGGGAGCCACACATCCTTGGAGTCGACACGGCGACAGTAGAACCAATGGGGTTGCACGGGCTGGTACAGGGGCGGGGCTGGCTCCATGTCAACCAACTcgaaggaggaagtggaggaaggGGAGGTCTCCTCCACCACTCCAGACACCTGCAGGGGtgaaatcatcaacatgacaTCATCATACTGATACCTGGGGTgtaatggtgctttcaagacaactccAAGTTGAACCTCCAAGTGAAAATGTGCATACCTTTCCGAGTTGCCTTGAATGCAGCATGAACGCGACTAGAATTCTGTATTtacacatgcacatacagtaAGAATCAACACTGCATAAACAAATAGTATAAAtaaccatctgtgtgtgtgtataaatataaATAACACTAAGCTCTGTGAAACACAGCAGCTACAGTAGCACCCACTTGATCATTTAGTGATCATTCACCTTCACTGGGAAAGTCTACTTTAAGACCCCTATAACCAGGAGGTCTCTGTAGAGATCCATAGTTTCTATTCTAGGGAGGTAGTATCGTCACAACCCCTGACGTAGTTTGACCTACCTTCCCCTCCACACAGCACAGTCTCTCCACAATCACACCATTCTACAGTTACATCCAGGAGCTtcaataattaaacagcagccaAGCAGGGCTTCGGTTGTTCCTTTTTCCTGTAGCTCCCACTGATCACTGATCCTCAGGAGATGAGCAGAGACGAGACCAGGACAGAGCACAGCGTAACGGACCTCTCTCGGGCTAAACAAAACCCTGCTTTATTCTCTCTACTGCAGCAagcatctcctctctcctttgccTTTCCTCTGTTCCGctcttctttcctctccactcttcccctctaTTTTCCAATTTGTTCCTCTACTCACAGCTCTGCCCCAGTGTGTGAAAGAACAGCACAAAGGCTGGATCTCTGTACCTCTGGAAGGGAGATTGACATCCTCACATCACGTGCTGTGCTAGAATTCTGTAGGCAAAAGGAGATTCTGCGACAGTATTTTCCACAGCCAAACCTTTAAACTCTGGGTTGCGAAATAAAATCTCTGATTTGTGCTGTTAAATCTTCCGTTACCTGGGCAATAATTTTATTATTGTGACACCAATGCAGATTTGAAACAACTTCCTATAGTGTGACATTGTTCTTCTAAAACAGATTCCGTAATGTGGCTTCAAGAATGTTTATGGAAGGTTCTTCCTGTTAGCTGCCCAAACAGGAAGTCTCCTTCGCCTCGCAACTGAGTTTTTAACCAAACTAATAAATGACCTGTACCCGCTCACACAAATTGGCTTTTGCCAATCATGACAATGCTTCTGAATATACCAACACTATAAAAGTGTCAACTGTATGACTACCTCTCCCTTCCTAACCTCTGTTGTGTGTTGGCAGTTGGCACAGGTCCTAAGGTGACTGCAGGACATATCATTCTTATTGTAACATTAGCTCTGTGGGGCAGGAGAATGTAACAGTTGACATTGAGCAAGGGgaccagagcacacacacacacacactagagcagGGGGACTAGCGGAGGGGGCATAGTTGTAAGAGGCTGGGGAGGGGCCTAGCAGTGACTGACATTAGTCAAGTGTTCACTGACAAGACAAGCTGCCTTATAGGGCCTCTGCTATAGAAGTGTTATGGGAGGAGTAAATACCACCATTACACGCTGTATTCCCATTGCCTATAGTGTGATAACATTACTGTTCACTTGTGACATTTGGGGATTTTTTTTGCCTTTCAGAATCTGTTTTACATCAGCCAGGTCTGGAAAGCTCCTGGCAAAGTCTCAAGACTGTATTTGTGGTTATAGACTATCGGGGGATTTCTACTGGGTTATTGGAGAGTGACAGGGAAGCCTGTTAACAATATACattgccccccacacacacacacacacaggtaattgATCATGACTTCACACTCCCAGTGCAGTTGAAACACAACAGGGTTGGGCTCAAGTCATACTTTTGGAATTGACTCCACAaatgaatttgaattgaattggcCAGACCCCACAGGATGTAGCATTTGAGCGTTTCATTGAACTTGACAGGTCACACTTCCAGATACCAAAGACACAATGGAAACAATGTTCATATACTCTTAACCATAGTGCTTAGAATAGCCAATTATATTTCCACCAACCATTTCATTTCTTTGGCTTCTCTTTGAAGGCCTCAGGGTCAACTTGAGGGTTAAATTaatgcattctgggaaatgtAGTACTTTCCCCCATATTGAACTAAATGTAAGTGATTAATTAAATATAATAACAGAATATTCACATACAGGTTTCGTTTTCCTTGATCATTCATTTCAAAAGTTTGTCCTGAAAATCAACTGCTTCAACAAATATTTAATATGCAGTATATAACGACATGTTTGATGTTTTATTTACAAGATGTATATGTGTATAGACTACACCTAACATAGAATAGAAGAGGCATTTGAATTTCATTGAATTTAACTGAATTCAATTCTATTTCcttaaattcaaattaaattatattTCTTTTAATTCAAATTGCAATTCTATATTCTGTTTACTACATcaattaaaatgtaattaaaatgcaATAATTAAATTGGAATTCATGAAGCATTCTCCAATTCAAAcctgaattgagcccaaccctgacACACATTTTACTGATCATGCCGTCACAGAACTGTACACAGTTACACAGTACACAAACTCACCTGCTCCACAGGCGTGTTCCCATCCAGAAGTGTGTGCGCAGGTGTGATCCTGTCCAGAGGTGTATGTGCAGGTCTGTCTGACAGGTCCTGAACAGTGATGGTGGGGGCAGGCTGTGAGTGCCCCCCCTCTGGCCCCAGGCCCTCTGACATCACCCTTACCCCAcagccctacagagagagagagttgggcaCTGAGGCACACTGAGGTACTACTGTAGCTAACTGAGGACCTGAAAGAGAAATAATAACAACAAAACCATCATGTTAGCTCATCTGTGGGCACTttgttttatttgacctttatttatttaGCACTAGCTAGAGATACACAAGAAAGTAACGGAACCCATGCATGGTATCTGTTTCGGATTAGATCCGCAATAGTCCAAATGGTGACGGAATAGTGCTGGTTCTTTATTATTTGCTGGTTCTTTATTATTATGGCAGCGCGTTAACGTTATAGGTTTCTCTTGTAGGACGGAAAGAGAAGAGCTGTCAGGAGTACAGGTCAAATGATTGGCTTGTACGTGAGGCTCATGACGGTGATGGCgagatagctaactagctaacgttaatgaATAAAGACCATCTGGCATACGCCAATCAGCCACCAATCTGGGATAGCTTGCTTAGCCTGGCTGCATGTTTAGCTAATATCGCTTGAGTAGATGTTTTTGATTATTAGCTAACTATTACCTACAAGAACACTACACTCCTAGTTAGCCAGCTATAACGGATTCTCCTCAGTCAATGTAGCGccagtagtagctagctagccaggacGGAGAAGGCAGTCAGAAAACAACATTAACTGACCTGCTGCTGCTGGACTAGGTGGTCGGGCAGCCGGTCGGGGGACTCACATAGCTCTTCTACTGTTATTACATTACAGACGTAACAACCTATCACTCCACCAAGCACGGTTGCCAAATCAATAAAACTATGTAGAAACAGTTGAAACAatcaaaagctagctagctagctagatagctatcaAACTACCTAATGTGTGCGGTCATCTCTCGGTTGTGTAGTTGTAGAGAGCCTGTCCTGTCACTACTGGcgatgttttaaaaaaatgttttttttattgacaaCAACTCAATACAGGAAGAACATGTGGGAACGCaagtatatataaataatatacaatGGACAATTGGACTAGGGGgcacaatatcacattacacaaggaccttaagggacatacatacacttattattctaacagcttttttgttagtatagtatttaattgtcttaaaatatagttacatttatttttgtacgttaagaaaatgtggtgttttgtttgtaaatgtacatttgtgaatatgaaatttggccaaaataaTCATTAAATGAATTACAtaaaatgtttcagcttatttctatcgtaggtaaagaatccaaacagtacatctcttCATAATAGTGTAAAATcgtcataaatgtgttcaattataaatctactgatgtcttgccacagttttcttacatgaatacaatgccaaaaaaagatgtaacactgtttctgggtggtcattacaaaaggagcaatttgatttgatgttttcCTTACACTTCTTCATATaatggttggcaggataatattaatgaatcattttaaaggaaacgtccttaattttgttaacaagtaggtatgtgtgtggcaacatccaaacttttttccaacagatattatcaataaatctattccaataaggcatgacataagatATAGAAACACGGTttgtatcgctctgttgttgaatggaccaaaagagaaacaaatctttcctactgatgagtcaacaggggtAATGggaggtaggctctgagggtcaggtcttgacacgttcctgaataataaagcaacacctgagcatctaaaacaattgcaaaatctttaggtgttacagggaccttgtaaagtgataagaatacCATATAACtaagtaaaagaccctctgcatttaccagttggctcaccgaTAGGATAGTATTTCgcaaccaatattctaaaaacaaaaaaaatatttttatacaatatatcccgagTATTCCAtgtataatatctgtgtggagaaaaatgatgcttataaattaaggaccatgacaatAAAACCTGCcaatgaaaagcagaaagtttcactggaactttgtcaatattataattgcaaaccaacataaagttaaggccaccaaaagtagagaagacatgatgaggaatacaaCTCCacatagaagtgggtcttcttaggaattgttttatccaattgatcttaaaagtattatttaaagtagtaaagtccagaaaattcagtccatcattctcataagtgttcattacaacagttttcctaatgtaatgggtacgaTTTCTCCACAGAAAATTGAAAATgatctggtctatctccttgcttattttaccgtcaagatataaagatagagcgccatatgttagtctagagatgccttggttattaggactctacattttaaagataagtccctctgtagccattgatttagcttcttctgtttttttttaataagagggttcAAATTTAataagcctctagacttctgatcctttgtaatggttatgcctaaatatgtaagttcttcttttactggaataccataatatgaaggtgtcacagccatgagttcacatttattaatgttaaaATATAGACCAGACactttggaaaaggattgtatcacattgatcgatatgggaatttggttagcgtctttcagaaaaagtgtagtgtcgtcagccagctggcttttagtaatttctttaccagctatggaaataccttgtacaggactattatttaaagaatttgtaataagttgggtgattgataaaaacaggtacggagagataggacaaccttgcctaattcctatttttaactcaaatctaggtgaggtgccatgtttcaatttgatagagctgtttgtatagagagtcttaatagccttacagaaaaaatccccaaagccaagtaTCTCGAGGGAGTGGAAGAggaactgatgctctactgtgtcaaatgctttataaaaatctaaaaataatatgaagctatcctcggttattaggtctgagtagtcaagtatgtttaatactagtctgacattgttGAGAATATGTCTGTTTCTCATaaagccagactgtgtttcatcaatgattgcatccaggacttctttaattatttttgcaagtagtAAGGCTTATCTTATAATATTTATTAAGAAGAGAAATCGCCTCTGCTCTTACCCCAATTCTTAACAACCCAGATTTCAGTCCAGGATTGCTGGATGCTGGCTTTAACTTTTGGCTTAATAAGGGCATACGCAGGCTAAATGACTTATTTGCTGATAAGATTTAGTTGTCATTTGAGCAGATGGTCGAGAAATATCGACTCCCAAAGCAGAACTTTTTCCGCTTCCTACAAGTAAGACATTATATTCTGAAGAGCACCACCTTAATTGGtaaccctgatgtgtctgtcattgaaagaatgctttttttcccacaaaggaaaatgtctgttagtctgttttatgatactttaaggtccttttctgctgtcaacacacagagggtgaaacaagtgtgggagaaagaattgtctgttactattgacgaagagatgtgggaggacatttggagatatgcaaaaacaatatctatatgtaatcgtactagagcaatccaattaagaataatacacagattgcatatatccccaaatcgcagacatgcttttagccccacttcctcttcccctcagTGTCTTAAATGCATAACTGATACAGGCACTCTAACacattgtttatggtcatgtaccaaaatacaaaaatactggtctggtgttctgcaagAAATTGAAAAGATCCTAGGGGTTGATCTAGAATTGGATCCAGTTTCTTTACTGTTATTTCTCCCTAGGAGGCATGTTACTTCTGTGGGTAAAAGGAGGCTTTACAACATCCTTACCTTCGCAGCGAGGAAAACCATCATTTTACAGTGGATTAGTGataaggttccttctattaaagattggcataagatactatttgaatgggtgcctctggaatatctgacatgtacattgcattctaaaacagaccagttctacaaagtatgggaaccttatctaaattacctagaacctgaggtatcagctattatgctgcaaggattctcGTAGAATGGCGGGGatctatgtatttcagaactacactgtacgttccatgtgtggaacctaacctcttggtttaaactgagcttttttgtttaatttctgtttgtaagtttgtttaaaatgtatgtattgagagacgcaatgatggtgatggggtgagagaagcaccgagcgggaagaggaaaatggtgtacgtatgtatgggtgtgtatgtgtgtgtgtgcgtgcgcgtatatgtgtgtatatgcatgagtgtatgtatgtatatgtatgggtgtgtgtatgtatatgtatgtatatatacagtgccttgcgaaagtattcggcccccttgaactttgcaaccttttgccacatttcaggcttcaaacataaagatataaaactgtatttttttgtgaagaatcaacaacaagtgggacacaatcatgaagtggaacgacatttattggatatttcaaacttttttaacaaatcaaaagctgaaaaattgggcgtgcaaaattattcagcccctttactttcagtgcagcaaactctctccagaagttcagtgaggatctctgaatgatccaatgttgacctaaatgactaatgatgataaatacaatccacctgtgtgtaatcaagtctccgtataaatgcacctgcactgtgataagtctcagaggtccgttaaaagcgcagagagcatcatgaagaacaaggaacacaccaggcaggtccgagatactgttgtgaagaagtttaaagccggatttggatacaaaaagatttcccaagctttaaacatcccaaggagcactgtgcaagcgataatattgaaatggaaggagtatcagaccactgcaaatctaccaagacctggccgtccctctaaactttcagctcatacaaggagaagactgatcagagatgcagccaagaggcccatgatcactctggatgaactgcagagatctacagctgaggtgggagactctgtccataggacaacaatcagtcgtatattgcacaaatctggcctttatggaagagtggcaagaagaaagacatttcttaaagatatccataaaaagtgtcgtttaaagtttgccacaagccacctgggagacacaccaaactgtggaagaaggtgctccggtcagattaaaccaaaatttaactttctggcaacaatgcaaaacgttatgtttggcgtaaaagcaacacagctgaacacaccatccccactgtcaaacatggtggtggcagcatcatggtttgggcctgcttttcttcagcagggacagggaagatggttaaaattgatgggaagatggatggagccaaatacaggaccattctggaagaaaacctgatggagtctgcaaaagacctgagactgggacggagatttgtcttccaacaagacaatgatccaaaacataaagcaaaatctacaatggaatggttcaaaaataaacatatccaggtgttagaatggtccagacctgaatccaatcgagaatctgtggaaagaactgaaaactgctgttcacaaatgctctccatccaacctcactgagctcgagctgttttgtaaggaggaatgggaaaaaatgtcagtctctcgatgtgcaaaactgatagagacataccccaagcgacttacagctgtaatcgcagcaaaaggtggcgctacaaagtattaacttaagggggctgaataattttgcacgcccaatttttcagtttttgatttgttaaaaaagtttgaaatatccaataaatgtcgttccacttcatgattgtgtcccacttgttgttgattcttcacaaaaaaatacagttttatatctttatgtttgaagcctgaaatgtggcaaaaggtcgcaaagttcaagggggccgaatactttcgcaaggcactgtatatccatcctgccctgcctttctaaagtcttcgaaagccaagtgaacaaacagattactgaccatttcgaatcccaccgtaccttctccactatgcaatctggttcccgagccggtcacgggtgcccATCAGCCACGCTTTGCAACACACCTGGTAATGGTGTGTTTCTTTCCTTGCCAGTGGATGCaaggacaggtagcctagtggttagagcgttagactagtaaccagaagtaaaatatgtcgttctgcctctgaacaacaactgttcctaggccgttgttgaaaataggaatttgttgcctagttaaataaataaaatacttgGTCTCAGAGTTTTGTATTATCCTTTACGTAAATCCAAAAcgctccatttagtatgatagtGTAACGACCTTGGGTTTATAAGCGAGGAAATCGACCCTGCCGCAcaagcatgcttttgcggcacagtcgatagcgcgccggacctcgggctcgaaggtcgaggtttcgagacctgctccctgctgtttcattacattggtgtcagaagtgatcggacctcgggctcgaaggtcgagggttcgagacctgctccctgcctgtttcattacattggtgtcagaagtgatcgaacctcgggctcgaaggtcgagggttcgagacctgctccctgctgtttcattacattggtgtcagaagtgatcgaacctcgggctcgaaggtcgagggttcgagacctgctccctgcctgtttcattacaatatgttacatttcgtatggtatgtattaatttgtggttGTACATCACCCATTTTGTAGTAcagtatatgttacgaatttgcaaaacctatgatattgtaatgaaacaggcagggagtagGTCT is a window of Oncorhynchus mykiss isolate Arlee chromosome 11, USDA_OmykA_1.1, whole genome shotgun sequence DNA encoding:
- the LOC110536142 gene encoding phospholipase DDHD2 isoform X6; this translates as MSEGLGPEGGHSQPAPTITVQDLSDRPAHTPLDRITPAHTLLDGNTPVEQVSGVVEETSPSSTSSFELVDMEPAPPLYQPVQPHWFYCRRVDSKDVWLPFSREDSERLEQALSTAGEEEVVVAVEGERYDVRVRERQRYAVYWEQGPSEVRRCTWFYKGDKDTRYMPYPEEFSTNLEEAYMIAVTLDEWKRKLDFPSGETVILHNPKLIMQYQPISLQDEWVSSPSEQTRPRTVKRGVDNITAEIPDGEPETIDHLVFMVHGIGPACDIRFRSIIQCVNDFRSASLSLLGSHYRRGQEEGRVGRVEFLPVNWHSALHGDATGVDEDIQRITLPSISRLRHFTNDTLLDLFFYNSPTYCQTIVDTVASEVNKLHSLFKHRHPEFTGAVSVVGHSLGSLILFDLLTNQKTGSGEADRDEGRNRDPCPLTCDALEQALCKMGLQEHLATLQSVDLDLDSLAMCDETDLTELGIPLGPRKKILSFIRKRHFLQEGRQGTVLLAPGLQALPDPSEDSPSPTVSFGNQSSEASARRQQFLRAQSITSAVDYEYFDVGIGQVSINYPQLAFHPQTFFAFGSPIGMFLTVRGLKRIDPNYTFPTCKNFYNIYHPFDPVAYRIEPMIVSESDLEPMLIPHHKGRKRMHLELKESLTRMSTDLKNNVLGSFRTAWQSLVRMPVAALPPVEDGETTAERSLQETESNTYAHTQSQCITALRRLIPQVLRLLT
- the LOC110536142 gene encoding phospholipase DDHD2 isoform X4, producing MSEGLGPEGGHSQPAPTITVQDLSDRPAHTPLDRITPAHTLLDGNTPVEQVSGVVEETSPSSTSSFELVDMEPAPPLYQPVQPHWFYCRRVDSKDVWLPFSREDSERLEQALSTAGEEEVVVAVEGERYDVRVRERQRYAVYWEQGPSEVRRCTWFYKGDKDTRYMPYPEEFSTNLEEAYMIAVTLDEWKRKLDFPSGETVILHNPKLIMQYQPISLQDEWVSSPSEQTRPRTVKRGVDNITAEIPDGEPETIDHLVFMVHGIGPACDIRFRSIIQCVNDFRSASLSLLGSHYRRGQEEGRVGRVEFLPVNWHSALHGDATGVDEDIQRITLPSISRLRHFTNDTLLDLFFYNSPTYCQTIVDTVASEVNKLHSLFKHRHPEFTGAVSVVGHSLGSLILFDLLTNQKTGSGEADRDEGRNRDPCPLTCDALEQALCKMGLQEHLATLQSVDLDLDSLAMCDETDLTELGIPLGPRKKILSFIRKRHFLQEGRQGTVLLAPGLQALPDPSEDSPSPTVSFGNQSSEASARRQQFLRAQSITSAVDYEYFDVGIGQTNGGIAKGQVSINYPQLAFHPQTFFAFGSPIGMFLTVRGLKRIDPNYTFPTCKNFYNIYHPFDPVAYRIEPMIVSESDLEPMLIPHHKGRKRMHLELKESLTRMSTDLKNNVLGSFRTAWQSLVRMPVAALPPVEDGETTAERSLQETESVHEEVESPGSAEDKGRQVKVGMLNGGRRIDYVLQEAPIESFNEYLFAIQSHLCYWESEDTALLLLKEIYDKLGVAFEQPQQ